Sequence from the Actinocatenispora sera genome:
CACGTCGTCCTCGGACAGCTCGCCCTTGCCGACGATCACGACACCCTTGCGGTTGAACAGGTAAGAGACGCTGCCGGCATCTGCGAGGTTGCCGCCGTTGCGGGTCAGCGCGGTACGCACCTCGCCGGCGGCGCGGTTGCGGTTGTCGGTGAGGCACTCGATCAGCAGCGCGACGCCGTTCGGGCCGTAGCCCTCGTACATGATCGTCTGCCAGTCGGCGCCGCCGCCCTCCTGGCCGGAGCCGCGCTTGACCGCCCGGTCGATGTTGTCGTTCGGGACCGAGTTCTTCTTGGCCTTCTGGATGGCGTCGTACAGCGTGGGGTTGCCGGCCGGATCACCGCCACCGGTGCGCGCCGCGACCTCGACGTTCTTGATCAGCTTGGCGAACATCTTGCCGCGCTTGGCGTCG
This genomic interval carries:
- a CDS encoding YebC/PmpR family DNA-binding transcriptional regulator, yielding MSGHSKWATTKHKKAVIDAKRGKMFAKLIKNVEVAARTGGGDPAGNPTLYDAIQKAKKNSVPNDNIDRAVKRGSGQEGGGADWQTIMYEGYGPNGVALLIECLTDNRNRAAGEVRTALTRNGGNLADAGSVSYLFNRKGVVIVGKGELSEDDVLLAVLDAGAEEVNDLGEEFEVVSEATDLVAVRTALQDAGIDYESAEASFLASVNVPLEADGARKVFKLVDALEDCDDVQNVYTNADVSDEVLAAID